The Deltaproteobacteria bacterium genomic interval GTTATTTATAAACAATTAAACTATAAATTTCAGCTGCCATTCTACAGCAAGCCCCCCTTTCAAAACCAGCGTAAAATCTTTACTTCCACCCCTTTATGGGATAGAATGACAGGGATTATGCCAATGAAAATCAATAGATATATTACCGGGGAAATTATTGTTCCTTTTTTCCTGGGCCTTGGAATTTTCATATTTATCCTGCTCATGGACAAGGTGCTGAACCTGACCGAACTGGTCGTGAGCAAGGGTGTCCGTTTTAGCGAGGCATTAAGCCTTATCATCTACATTCTCCCCTCTTTTCTCGTTATTGCCATTCCCATGGCCTTCCTTCTTGCCGTTCTTCTGGCCTTTGGAAGACTCTCTACGGATGAAGAGATCACAGCCGCCAAATCTTCAGGAATCAGCCTTCTTCAAATGCTTCCCCCTGTCATGGTCCTTTCAGTTATCGCCTTTATTGTTACCCTGGGACTCATGATTTACGCACTCCCCTGGGGAAACCATTCATTCAAGTCAAAATTATATGAACTGGCAAGAAGAGAGGCATCAACAAGTATTGTGCCCGGCAAAGTTCTCGATTCATTTTCAAAGATCATTCTCTATGTTAACGAAGAGGATAAAAGTACCGGAAGGTACAAGGGGGTATTGATATCGGATGAAAAAAAAGGGGGAAAAAAAAGCATGGTCATCGCTAAAGAAGGTGAAATAATTTCATCACCCGACGATTTTTCCATTGCCCTTAGACTCTACGACGGTACGATTCACCGTAAAGACGACAAAGAGGACCTGAAATACGGCCTCATAAAATTCAAGACATACGATATTACCTTATCTATCGAATCAAAGGGACGCGCCGCCATGGTAGCTCCCAAGGGTGACAGGGAACTGAGCATCGGTGAACTTATGGATAAATCAAAAAAACTAAGAGAAAAAGGGCTGAGTGACGACTATCTCATGGTGGAGTTGCATAAAAAGTTCTCCATCCCCTTTGCCTGCATTGTCTTTGCCCTTATCGGAGCGCCTCTCGGTATCCAGGGCAAGCGATCGGGCAAGGCCCACGGTTTTATTTTCAGCCTCATATTAATCACTGTTTACTACATTTTCCTCATGGCTGGAGAAGCCTTTGGCGATAAAGGAAAAGTTCCTCCCTACCTTGCCATGTGGGCGCCCAACATTTTTTTCGTTAGTATCGGCATTTACCTTCTTTACAAAGTTAACAACGATTCCGAAATAAAACTCCTCTCAATTTTTGAGGCCCTCTATGGTATGGTGGCCAAAAGCCTTCAGGGAATTTTTAAAAGGGAAAAATAAAAGAAAGCCTTTTATTTACGCATAAATGAACATAATTTTTCGCTACATTTCGATGAGTTTTATTAAACTCTTTGTCATCTGCAACTGCAGCTTCCTTCTCGTATACCTGACCATAGACTTTATGGGCCAGTTCTGGAAGTTAAGCGCAAGGGGAATCCCTCTCCCGGAGGTAAGCCTGTACTTTACACTCAAAATTCCGCTCATACTCTCGCAAATAACTCCCATGGCGACACTCCTTTCAACACTGCTCACACTGGGCCTGTTGTCAAGAAACAGCGAAATTACAATCATGAAATCCTGCGGCATCAGTATATTTTATATTTCCGTGCCCATACTGGCGCTTTCCCTGCTCATAAGCGTCTTTTCTCTGGGCATGAATGAATACCTCCTTCCCCATACCAATAAAAAAGTCAAAGAAATTGAAAGATACCGCCCCGGCAGGGTAAGCTCTAAAACTTTCATCAAAAGGAACGAAATATGGTATTTCGGAAAATCGAATATCGTTAACATCGATCTGCTTGTAATGGAAGAGAAGCAGTTAAGAGGTGTCACCATTTTGCAACTGGGAAAAGATAAAAAAGTAAAAAGAAGGATTGATGCAAAAAAAGCAAGATGGGACAGTGGGAAATGGCTATTTTCAGAAGGTGTTATCAGACATTTCGAAAATTCCCTAAAAGTGGAAACCTTCCGTGAAAAAGAAATTCCCCTGGAAGAAAAATTCAGTGATTTTACAGTCGTTGTAAGAAGTTCCGAGGAAATGACCTTCAGGGAACTTAAAAAACACATAGAAAAACTTAAACATATGGGGCTCGATTATAACCGGTATATGGTCGATTTGATGGCTAAAATTGCTTTTCCCCTGGTCAACTTCATCCTGCCCCTGCTGGGAATCCCTTTTGCCCTGAAAACAGGAAGAAGCGCAGGCATAGCAGCTGGCGTGGGCATCAGCATTGTTATCGGCTTTTCCTACTGGGTTACGATGGCCTTCAACATATCCCTCGGCCATGCCGCTCTTCTCCCTCCTTTTTTTGCGGCTTTCGGGTCGAATATCATTTTCACCCTGGCAGGGATAATTGCGCTTCTTAATGTGAAATCCTGAAGATGGCAAGCGGTTACTGGTTGCAGGTTGCGGGTTTTAAGCTCTTCATTCCGTCATTTCGACGACAGGAGAAATCTTGATTTTAACACTAATCGATTATGATTGAATTATGATTTTCACTGTTGGCCTTGACTTTCTTTGTGAGCCATTGTGCTATTCGTGGATAACTTTTTAAGAGCTTTTCCCTGATTTCCCTTATTCTATGTTTCCCTGGCAGAAAATAAGTTGCAGCTTTGATGGTTTGATTATTTGGTGTGTCCCCATGCCGAAAGTTGCCTAGCCTGCGTTTCAAACAACCCGGCTAAAACTTTACTTCCAGCCTCACATAAGGCCCCTGCCTTTCAGACTCGACAATATCAAGGGAGGCCTTCCCCTTGCTTCCGTCAGCATAGTAGGTTGTAGACGTTCCATATTGAGCCTCCAAATAGAAATGCCTGTAACCTGCTGTAATGGAAGCTCGTCGGGACATAAGAAACCTTACATTTATAAATGCTTCCAGGCCGAGACCATCGTCAGCTTCATGAATAAAATTGGGTTTTTTTGCCCTGAATTCACCAACTCTAAGATTCCAGTATGCTTCCCCGTAATATTTCAGTGTATGCAGAAAATAGAAACCACCGTCAAATTCAATTTTTCTACCGCTTTTTATTCTCCACTGAACGCCTGTTTTAAATATGTACCAGTAGAAATCATAAGTGGAGTTGAGATCAGACATGGTGTATCCCACAGGGGGCATAGGAAAGTAGGTCGGGTCTGACAGTGTTTGAACACCCCTTTTCATTTTAAGACTCTCTTCGTAATAAAGATAGCCTGCATAAAGTGAAAAAGAGAATCGCCTTCCGGGAAGGCCGACCCTGTATTCTCCCCCTGCTTCAAAGATTGATGCCCCGCCCCTTCCCTCGGATAATGACTCTGAAAACTGCAAATTATGGACGCCGTCAGCAGGAACTGATATCCAGTCAGAGTCCCTCACATGAGCCTTATCTATCTTGCCGGAACCATATGACAGATTGAGATAAAGACTCTTGTCAATCCTTATTTTTGCGCCTGCAATGGCCATATTGGAATGGATATCCTCAAAATCAAGACGGGACCTGACAGAGATATATTTCCCCGACATTGCTTCAATTCCCGAATCACTGGTTTCCCAGGCAGAATCGGCGAAGGAATGCAGCCATAAAGCGAAATAGTGACCCGCTCCTCATCTGTTTGAGTTTGCGCAAAAAGCGCCAGGGGAAAGAGGAGTATCACTGAAATGAGGGCAAACAATATTTTTTTCATTTTTTTTACCCGGCATTGACCGCTTAGGCAATGGCAGTAAAGTATCATTTCAAGACAAGGATTTTTCCTCATGCCTCTCAGAGATATCCCCGTCCGAAATTGCAGCTTCCCGGATTATTTATCTTAAAAATAATCAGTGCAAATATCTAGCCAGACAGCGCTTTTTTTACTAAAAAAAAGGCGCATTCATATGCGCCCTTTTTAAATATATTAACTAATTTAAACACTAGAACTGAAACGACAGGGCAAGTTCCCCTCTCGCCTCTTCCCTCACATCATCGCCTTCTATCTCAGCCTTTTCCTTGGACCAGGCCACACCAGTGTCGAGTTGGAAAGCAAAAAAATTCAGTCCCAAACCGGCTGTATATACGGTTCCTATATCAGACTCGGAAAGGTTTTTGTAACCCCCTGCTCTCAGTTTTAAAAACCTTAAAAGGTCAAATTCAGCTCCTAATGCAAATTGCTTCGACTTGTAACTGTCTGACACATTGGTATCATTTTCTGTGAGATCCATATCGGCGGCAAGGGTCAGCCAGTTACCCAGCCTGATTGCCGCTCCTGCTCTAAGCTGAGGGTCTATCTCATAGTCACCGGGACCGGCATAGTCAAAAGATGGCTTGTTAAGGTTTCTTCCGACAATCCCCACCCTGAACGGCCCTGCTTTGTAAAGGGCGCCAAGGTCAAGTCCTGCACTGCTGCTCTTTTTGGAATTTGTATCAGCATTCTTAAAAAGATCACCCGTATCGCTTCGATAAATTGTTTCTCTATAGTAATATGTCTCCGCCTTCATAGCCTTCAGGTTAACACCCATCGAAAAATTATCATTAAAAGCATGTCCATAAGTGATAGGAATCTCTGTAATTGCAGCGCCTTTGAATACCATAATTGATGAGTTATTATCAAAAGTTCCACTCCCAACTGTGTTATCAGCAAGAACTGCTACATCAAGAATAGAATCAATATAGGTTTGAGGTGCGGCACCTGTAGTATAACCTTCGAAAGCCAGAGCATCATCAACAGCATAAATGTATCCTGTTACCTCTGCAGGTGACCAGTTTGTCAACCCCCCTATTGTAGTCTCCAGAGCCGTTACTTGCGAAGGACTAAGAGATTCATAAGTACTGTTAGCCGATGTTGAGGTCTGTAAATCCCCTAGTTGAGCAGTGAAATCAGCTCCTGCCGTTCCCGGATTAATATTGTTTAGATCCAGAACAGGAATAGCAGACAAGTCCAAAGTGCCTATGACTCCAACACCCCAGTTTCTAACTCTTACATTCATGGAAACATCCACCAGGGCGGTTACACCAATATTCTCCCTGGACAGGTCATCAAGCTCATCTATCATTCTTATGTAATCAGTAACACCCGATAAATTTGTAAATCCATTATTAACATAATTAGATATAGCGTCATAATCAAATGCTGTTAAATCTTCTATTTCCTTCACCGTATCCTCATGACTCTGATAACCGAGACCACCGTGGATATGCATGCCGAAATCCTTATTGGAATGTTCGTCGACACCACTGCTTTCACCTGCCTGTCTGCCGAAAAAACCAAAGGCCGCCGGGTTCCAGTACTGGGCTGTTGCATCATTAACGACGGCAACATGCGCGCCCCCCATACCAAGCGCCCTTGGCCCTACGATCTGCCACTGGTCTGCCATTGCTAATGCGGGTAAAAGAAAAATAAGAAGGAAAGCCAGATAATATTTGAATTTTTTCATGAGCGCACTCCTTTATTATCTAAGGTATATAAAAAAATATGATAGTGTTAATGTTAGCACATAAATTAAAACAATCAAAAAAAAAGAGGCGGAAAAATCCGCCTCTTCATGAAAATCAGTTTTTATAAAACCTTTCTAATACCTGTAGTGATCAGGCTTGTAAGGGCCGTCCACGGGGACATCAATGTAGTCAGACTGTTCCTGAGTCAAGGTCGTCAGGTTAATACCGATCTTCTTAAGGTGAAGACGTGCTACCTTTTCATCAAGAATTTTGGGCAGAACATAGACCTTGTTGTCGTAATTATCAGCCTTATTGAAAAATTCTATCTGCGCCATTACCTGGTTGGTAAAGGATGCAGACATGACAAAGCTGGGGTGCCCGGTGGCACAACCGAGGTTAACCAGTCGACCTTCTGCAAGAACGGTAATACGCTTACCATCAGGGAAGATAACATGATCGACCTGCGGCTTAACGTTCTCCCACTCATATTTACGCAGTGATGCAATATTTATCTCTGAATCGAAATGGCCGATATTGCAGATAATCGCTTCATTCTTCATGGCTATCATGTGATCATGGTCGATAACGTCAACATTACCGGTAGTGGTAACGAAGATATCGCCAATTTTACAGGCCTCCTCCATGGTCACAACACGGTAACCCTCCATGGATGCCTGCAATGCGCAAATGGGGTCGATCTCCGTAATCAGGGTTGTGGCTCCCATTCCACGAAAAGCCTGGGCACAACCTTTACCGACATCACCATAACCGAGAACAACGGCAATTTTACCTGCGATCATCACGTCGGTGGCACGCTTGATGCCATCGAGGAGTGACTCGCGGCAACCGTAAAGATTATCAAATTTGGATTTTGTCACTGAATCGTTAACATTCATGGCAGGGAAAAGCAGTGAACCGTCCTTCTCCATGTGGTAGAGACGATGAACACCGGTTGTCGTCTCTTCCGTAACGCCACGAATTTCGGCAGCCATATCAGTCCACATACTCGAATTTTGGGGCAGATTACGGCGAAGCACATCGAGAATGGCAACATACTCCTCGTTGTCCCCTTCTTTTGCATCAGGCACGGTGCCTGCTTTTTCAAACTCAACACCTTTGTGAAGGAGAAGCGTGGCATCGCCACCATCATCGAGAATCATGTTGGGGCCCTTTTCACCTGGCCAGTTAAAGGCCTGCTCCGTACACCACCAGTACTCTTCAATGGTCTCACCCTTCCAGGCATAAACAGGAATCCCGGCTGCGGCAATAGCAGCGGCGGCATGGTCCTGTGTAGAGAAAATATTACAGGATACCCACCGTACATCAGCACCCAGCTCAACAAGCGTCTCTATAAGCACGGCTGTCTGGATCGTCATATGGAGGGAACCCATTATGCGAGCGCCCTTGAGGGGCTTGGAAGCGCCATATTCTTCACGAAGCGCCATAAGGCCCGGCATCTCCGTCTCGGCAATATTGATTTCTTTTCGACCCCACTCTGCAAGAGAGATGTCGGCTACTTTATAATCCTCTTGTGGATTTTTTGCTAACTCTACACTCATATCAAATCCCCGCTGCCTTTTTAAGTGTTTCAGCCATATCGGTTCTCTCCCAGTAAAGGTCCTTTTCCGTTCTGCCGAAGTGACCGTAGGCTGCCGTCTGCCTGTAGATAGGCCTCAAGAGATCAAGAGTTTTGACTATCCCCTTGGGGCTGAGATCAAAATGCTCATTCACAAGCTTTGCTATATCGTTACTTGGAATCTTTCCCGTATTGAAGGTGTCTATCATAACGGATACAGGCTGTGCCACACCGATAGCATAGGCAAGCTGAACCTCACACTCATCAGCAAGACCTGATGCCACAATGTTCTTTGCAACGTACCTGGCCATGTAAGAAGCGGAACGGTCAACCTTGGATGGATCCTTTCCGGAAAAAGCGCCTCCACCATGGCTGCCATGACCACCATAGGTATCAACGATGATCTTTCTTCCCGTCAATCCACAGTCTCCTTTAGGACCACCGACGACAAATCTGCCGGTAGGATTAATATGATACTTGGTTTTATCATCGAGCAGATCGGCAGGAATAACCTTATTGATAACCTGCTCAATAACATCTTTTCGAATGGTCTCATTATCGACATCGGCCGTATGCTGCGTTGAAATAACGACAGAATCGACCCTTACAGGCTTATTATCGACGTATTGTACGGAAACCTGGCTCTTACTGTCAGGTCTCAGGTAAGGCAGAGAGCCATCTTTTCTCACCTGGGCAAGCCTTTTTACCAGCTTATGAGCAAAGAGAATAGACATAGGCATCATCTCTTTAGTCTGGTTACAGGCATAACCGAACATGAGTCCCTGGTCCCCCGCGCCCTGCTCGTGGTCCTCAAACTCATCGACACCCTGGGCAATATCCGGTGATTGTTTATCGAGGCTTACCAGTACGGCACAGTTTTCAAAATCAAACCCTATGTGAGGATCGGTATAACCGATCTCCCTGATCGTATTCCTGACAACATCCTGATAATCAATAACTGCATTTGTTGTAATCTCACCGGCTAATATGACCATACCGGTCGTTACCAGCGTTTCGCATGCTACCCTCGATTTCGGGTCCTGCTCAAAGAGCGCATCCAGTATAGCATCCGATATCTGGTCTGCAACCTTATCGGGGTGGCCCTCAGAAACGGATTCCGAGGTGAAAAGGTAATCTGTCATTCCCATTAAACTTCCTCCTGAATTTTCATATGTAAAAACAGCCCAACATACTATCACAACAGACCAATAAGTCAACTACATTTAGTGGAAATTGTCTGTGCCAAACTACTTTTTTAGCTTGACAACAAGGAAAATAATCTTTATGATTCTTTTTTTAAATGTGACAAACAAGTAAGAGCAAATCTACCGGAGGAAAAGTTGGCAAATCATAAATCAGCAATCAAAAGGCACAAGCAAAGCCTTGTAAGAAGAGAAAGAAACAAGACCGTCAAGTCTTCTTTAAAAACTGTGACGAAAAAGGTCGAAGCAGCGATAGCAGATAAAAACGCAGAAGAGGCGGTTAGCAGTTTGAAGATAGCATCTGTCGTCCTCGACAAGGCGGCCAGTAAAGGCGTTATTCATAAAAATACAGCAGCAAGGAGCAAATCAAGGATGACCAGGAAGGTTAATGCATTAAGCAAGTAATTTTCAGCCCCTTGAAAAGCTACTTCAAAAGGACACTTTTTTAAGTGTCCTTTTTTTATGCGCCAATGCCGCAGAGCCTGAACATGAGAAGCTCCAGGGCCTTTTCCTTGTCAACAGGACTCGACTTGAATTTGATATCCAGGTCAAAAATTGAATCATAGGCCCTCTTGAGTTCTTCTTCGGAAAACACCTTTACCTGCTTAAGATAATTCTTCACTACGAAGGGGGGGAGTTTGGTCTTTTTTCTTACCTCATCCTCTTTACCACCCCTCTTCAATATGTCCTTTCCAATCCATATGAGCCGCAGCTGCCTCAAGATCATACTCAGGATCAGAATAGGGCTTTCACCGCTATCAAGCAATTTCTTTAAATTTTCAAGTGAACTTTTCAGATCTTTTTCACCGAGAGCATCGATAAGCTGAAAAACCGTCCTGGCTTTTACATCGACGGAAATGGCTTCAAGGTCCTCTACCTCTATTCGCTTCCCCGGTCCGGAATAGAGTGAGACCTTTTCAATTTCGCTGGAAATGCTCGTCAGGTCATTACCGATAATGTCTGCAAGATAACGGCAGGCACGCTCCGATATTTGAAGGTCCTTTTTTCCTGCAAGCCATTTTATCCATTTGGGCATTTCTCTTTCGTAGGGGCGGCTGTGTTCTACGGCACACCCTTTTTTCGACAGGGCAAGAAAGAACTTTTTCCGCTTGTCCGCCGTTCTGCCGACCATGACAAGAGCAGTTGAGGGAGAGGGGTCCTCCAGGTAGGCTAAAAGCTGCTCCTCATCAGCAGCTTTTAGTTTATCTGCATCTTTAAGGACAACAAGCCGTCGCTGCGCCATGACGGGAAGAGTTGAAGCAGCGGAAATAACCTTTGAAATTTCCACCTCACCTGCATGAAAAAGGTCGCAGTTAAAGTCTGCAAGCCCCCCGGCAAGAACGGCTTCCTTGAGCCTTGCAAAAGATTCTTCTTTCAGTAAATCTTCATCGCCGAAAAGGTAGTAAACAGGACTGAACTTGCCTGCCTTGATATCCCTGTAAAGATCGTCAGGCTTCATCAGAATCCTTCAAAAATCCTGTCATAAATGAGATCGGCAACTTCCCGGGCCAACTCTCGCTTCGCTTCCGTTCTGTTGTTTTCCGTCAAATCCACATCACCTGCCGCGGCCTTATAATCCATTATCTCGGAAAGTCCTTTCCCTTTCCAGACAACCTCTCCTTCACCCTTTCTTCTGAAAGTTACGTCCAGGGTGATTGTCAATCTGTAATCGGTGACCACATCAGTAGAGGAAAAAGAAACGGGCATGTTGGAAATGGAAGTAATTACTCCCGAAAGAAGGGCATGGGCCTCCTCCTGAGGGACTATTTTCAGCCGCTTTGTTTTTGAAAACGCTTCAAAAAGGGCCGACGAAATAAGGGCCTCCATATCAGCTTCAATGGAATTATTTCCAAAAGCTTCAATTGCAATGGCGGTAATGTCTTTGGGGAGCGTATCGGCACCTCCCTTGAGATGATAACCGCAGCCATAAAAAAATGAGACCAGCAAGCAGGCAAGAAGGGGGAGAAAAAACTTTTTCCCTCCCCTTCTTAATAGTTTTTTTAGTTGATATGGAGACATATTTTACTTGCTTACAACCACATTCACCAGTTTTCCGGGAACGACAATAACCTTCCTCACCTGCATTCCGACGGTATGTT includes:
- the lptF gene encoding LPS export ABC transporter permease LptF, yielding MKINRYITGEIIVPFFLGLGIFIFILLMDKVLNLTELVVSKGVRFSEALSLIIYILPSFLVIAIPMAFLLAVLLAFGRLSTDEEITAAKSSGISLLQMLPPVMVLSVIAFIVTLGLMIYALPWGNHSFKSKLYELARREASTSIVPGKVLDSFSKIILYVNEEDKSTGRYKGVLISDEKKGGKKSMVIAKEGEIISSPDDFSIALRLYDGTIHRKDDKEDLKYGLIKFKTYDITLSIESKGRAAMVAPKGDRELSIGELMDKSKKLREKGLSDDYLMVELHKKFSIPFACIVFALIGAPLGIQGKRSGKAHGFIFSLILITVYYIFLMAGEAFGDKGKVPPYLAMWAPNIFFVSIGIYLLYKVNNDSEIKLLSIFEALYGMVAKSLQGIFKREK
- the lptG gene encoding LPS export ABC transporter permease LptG, which produces MNIIFRYISMSFIKLFVICNCSFLLVYLTIDFMGQFWKLSARGIPLPEVSLYFTLKIPLILSQITPMATLLSTLLTLGLLSRNSEITIMKSCGISIFYISVPILALSLLISVFSLGMNEYLLPHTNKKVKEIERYRPGRVSSKTFIKRNEIWYFGKSNIVNIDLLVMEEKQLRGVTILQLGKDKKVKRRIDAKKARWDSGKWLFSEGVIRHFENSLKVETFREKEIPLEEKFSDFTVVVRSSEEMTFRELKKHIEKLKHMGLDYNRYMVDLMAKIAFPLVNFILPLLGIPFALKTGRSAGIAAGVGISIVIGFSYWVTMAFNISLGHAALLPPFFAAFGSNIIFTLAGIIALLNVKS
- a CDS encoding conjugal transfer protein TraF, whose amino-acid sequence is MKKFKYYLAFLLIFLLPALAMADQWQIVGPRALGMGGAHVAVVNDATAQYWNPAAFGFFGRQAGESSGVDEHSNKDFGMHIHGGLGYQSHEDTVKEIEDLTAFDYDAISNYVNNGFTNLSGVTDYIRMIDELDDLSRENIGVTALVDVSMNVRVRNWGVGVIGTLDLSAIPVLDLNNINPGTAGADFTAQLGDLQTSTSANSTYESLSPSQVTALETTIGGLTNWSPAEVTGYIYAVDDALAFEGYTTGAAPQTYIDSILDVAVLADNTVGSGTFDNNSSIMVFKGAAITEIPITYGHAFNDNFSMGVNLKAMKAETYYYRETIYRSDTGDLFKNADTNSKKSSSAGLDLGALYKAGPFRVGIVGRNLNKPSFDYAGPGDYEIDPQLRAGAAIRLGNWLTLAADMDLTENDTNVSDSYKSKQFALGAEFDLLRFLKLRAGGYKNLSESDIGTVYTAGLGLNFFAFQLDTGVAWSKEKAEIEGDDVREEARGELALSFQF
- the ahcY gene encoding adenosylhomocysteinase; its protein translation is MSVELAKNPQEDYKVADISLAEWGRKEINIAETEMPGLMALREEYGASKPLKGARIMGSLHMTIQTAVLIETLVELGADVRWVSCNIFSTQDHAAAAIAAAGIPVYAWKGETIEEYWWCTEQAFNWPGEKGPNMILDDGGDATLLLHKGVEFEKAGTVPDAKEGDNEEYVAILDVLRRNLPQNSSMWTDMAAEIRGVTEETTTGVHRLYHMEKDGSLLFPAMNVNDSVTKSKFDNLYGCRESLLDGIKRATDVMIAGKIAVVLGYGDVGKGCAQAFRGMGATTLITEIDPICALQASMEGYRVVTMEEACKIGDIFVTTTGNVDVIDHDHMIAMKNEAIICNIGHFDSEINIASLRKYEWENVKPQVDHVIFPDGKRITVLAEGRLVNLGCATGHPSFVMSASFTNQVMAQIEFFNKADNYDNKVYVLPKILDEKVARLHLKKIGINLTTLTQEQSDYIDVPVDGPYKPDHYRY
- the metK gene encoding methionine adenosyltransferase; translation: MGMTDYLFTSESVSEGHPDKVADQISDAILDALFEQDPKSRVACETLVTTGMVILAGEITTNAVIDYQDVVRNTIREIGYTDPHIGFDFENCAVLVSLDKQSPDIAQGVDEFEDHEQGAGDQGLMFGYACNQTKEMMPMSILFAHKLVKRLAQVRKDGSLPYLRPDSKSQVSVQYVDNKPVRVDSVVISTQHTADVDNETIRKDVIEQVINKVIPADLLDDKTKYHINPTGRFVVGGPKGDCGLTGRKIIVDTYGGHGSHGGGAFSGKDPSKVDRSASYMARYVAKNIVASGLADECEVQLAYAIGVAQPVSVMIDTFNTGKIPSNDIAKLVNEHFDLSPKGIVKTLDLLRPIYRQTAAYGHFGRTEKDLYWERTDMAETLKKAAGI
- the rpsT gene encoding 30S ribosomal protein S20, with product MANHKSAIKRHKQSLVRRERNKTVKSSLKTVTKKVEAAIADKNAEEAVSSLKIASVVLDKAASKGVIHKNTAARSKSRMTRKVNALSK
- the holA gene encoding DNA polymerase III subunit delta, giving the protein MKPDDLYRDIKAGKFSPVYYLFGDEDLLKEESFARLKEAVLAGGLADFNCDLFHAGEVEISKVISAASTLPVMAQRRLVVLKDADKLKAADEEQLLAYLEDPSPSTALVMVGRTADKRKKFFLALSKKGCAVEHSRPYEREMPKWIKWLAGKKDLQISERACRYLADIIGNDLTSISSEIEKVSLYSGPGKRIEVEDLEAISVDVKARTVFQLIDALGEKDLKSSLENLKKLLDSGESPILILSMILRQLRLIWIGKDILKRGGKEDEVRKKTKLPPFVVKNYLKQVKVFSEEELKRAYDSIFDLDIKFKSSPVDKEKALELLMFRLCGIGA
- the lptE gene encoding LPS assembly lipoprotein LptE, with the protein product MLVSFFYGCGYHLKGGADTLPKDITAIAIEAFGNNSIEADMEALISSALFEAFSKTKRLKIVPQEEAHALLSGVITSISNMPVSFSSTDVVTDYRLTITLDVTFRRKGEGEVVWKGKGLSEIMDYKAAAGDVDLTENNRTEAKRELAREVADLIYDRIFEGF